From the Theobroma cacao cultivar B97-61/B2 chromosome 2, Criollo_cocoa_genome_V2, whole genome shotgun sequence genome, one window contains:
- the LOC18608232 gene encoding uncharacterized protein LOC18608232 translates to MNKSCPGSLHRPKSFKYERTLLPFSFYSPKLSLYILAFCVTLLLLLQIRSLHTPPISPSPLPSWSFLQQWQEVINKTLASPNCTQDVLESMTQKLRDSVTFLPLKDLRYANQPLPGHTWFMSSMYDTHEEGEVQYQQFPSDSSNGRLLCLKGRDTHDGSWNYYALAWPEALPSNATLMKGLTFVAYNHYNYDNIWHGLSAMVPFVAWHRKNSCETPTRWILYHWGELRFKMGTWLNTLMEATFGQAPYIEGFNGIEDDDQPVCFVKAVVMRHNEGGMSRERRMEVYDLIRCKARVYCNVSGDQKRPGIGMTLLMRTGPRSFRNETAVIAIFEKECMKVEGCQLIVAYSNNLTICEQVKLMSLTDILISPHGAQLTNLFLMDRNSSVMEFFPKGWLKLAGVGQYVYHWMASWSGMRHRGDWRDPDGENCPYSDDDRRCMSLYKSGRIGYNETHFAEWARNVLKDVKTSKLEEASKHAQNSISKTCDCS, encoded by the exons ATGAACAAATCTTGTCCAGGATCACTACACAGACCTAAAAGCTTCAAATACGAGCGGACCCTCTTGCCATTCTCCTTTTATTCCCCGAAACTCTCCCTTTACATCCTAGCTTTTTGCGTCACCCTTTTGCTTCTCTTACAAATCCGATCCCTCCATACGCCACCCATTTCCCCCTCCCCGTTACCGTCCTGGTCTTTCTTGCAACAATGGCAAGAAGTCATCAACAAAACCTTAGCTTCACCCAACTGCACCCAGGACGTCCTGGAGTCCATGACTCAAAAGCTTCGCGATTCCGTTACGTTTCTCCCACTGAAAGACCTTCGTTATGCAAACCAACCCCTTCCAGGCCACACGTGGTTTATGAGTTCCATGTATGATACTCACGAGGAAGGTGAGGTTCAATACCAACAGTTTCCATCTGATTCCTCCAACGGTAGGCTGCTCTGCCTGAAAGGCCGCGACACCCATGACGGCTCCTGGAACTACTACGCATTGGCATGGCCTGAAGCACTTCCTTCCAATGCTACCCTGATGAAAGGCCTGACTTTTGTAGCTTACAATCATTACAATTATGATAACATATGGCACGGTCTGTCGGCTATGGTACCTTTCGTTGCTTGGCATAGAAAAAACAGTTGTGAAACTCCCACGAGATGGATCCTGTACCATTGGGGTGAGCTCAGGTTCAAAATGGGAACCTGGCTAAACACCCTGATGGAGGCTACATTTGGCCAGGCTCCGTACATCGAAGGGTTTAACGGAATTGAAGATGATGATCAGCCAGTTTGCTTTGTAAAGGCTGTCGTGATGAGACACAACGAGGGAGGGATGTCAAGGGAGAGAAGAATGGAAGTTTATGATCTTATTAGGTGTAAGGCTCGCGTGTACTGTAATGTGAGCGGTGACCAGAAAAGACCAGGCATCGGGATGACCTTGCTCATGAGGACTGGACCAAGATCTTTCAGGAACGAGACAGCTGTGATTGCGATCTTTGAAAAGGAGTGCATGAAAGTAGAGGGCTGCCAGTTAATAGTGGCTTACTCCAACAATCTCACCATTTGTGAGCAG GTGAAGCTAATGAGTTTAACGGATATTTTAATATCCCCACACGGTGCCCAGTTGACCAACTTGTTCCTAATGGATCGAAACAGCAGCGTGATGGAGTTCTTCCCCAAAGGATGGCTAAAACTTGCTGGCGTAGGCCAGTACGTGTATCATTGGATGGCTAGCTGGTCTGGAATGAGGCACCGAGGCGATTGGAGAGACCCCGACGGGGAAAACTGCCCCTACTCAGACGATGATCGTCGCTGTATGTCACTCTACAAAAGTGGCAGGATTGGATACAATGAGACCCATTTTGCAGAGTGGGCTAGAAATGTTCTAAAGGATGTCAAAACAAGCAAGTTAGAAGAGGCTTCAAAACATGCACAAAATTCTATTTCCAAAACTTGTGATTGTAGTTAA